In a single window of the Necator americanus strain Aroian chromosome X, whole genome shotgun sequence genome:
- a CDS encoding hypothetical protein (NECATOR_CHRX.G22165.T1) has product MLVVLLGATLFASGFSYECDVTNFPESQRDLGRRVCRLENEVGMLEAAVGEMLQRTVPAMNSDDEPNIEKRKNEFIRFGKRSLSDVKRKNEFIRFGKRKNEFIRFGRSDPFFADDATVEKRKNEFIRFG; this is encoded by the exons ATGCTAGTGGTCTTGTTGGGAGCTACCCTCTTCGCCTCTGGGTTCAGTTACGAATGTGATGTTACAAACTTCCCAGAATCACAACGAGACCTTGGACGTCGTGTATGCAGGCTTGAG AATGAAGTGGGTATGTTGGAAGCGGCAGTCGGGGAAATGCTTCAAAGAAcag TCCCTGCAATGAATAGCGACGATGAGCCGAATATCGAGAAGAGGAAGAACGAATTTATCCGCTTTGGAAAGCGTAGCTTAAG CGATGTGAAAAGGAAGAACGAATTCATCAGATTTGGCAAGAGAAAGAATGAATTTATACG gttCGGTCGGTCTGATCCATTCTTCGCCGACGATGCCACAG TCGAAAAACGCAAGAACGAGTTCATCCGCTTCGGTTAG